A window of bacterium genomic DNA:
CGCAGGTTGAGGTCCAGAAATTTGAGAGCCCCCACTGCGCTGTCCAGGAGTCTGTGCAGTGTTTCCCGGCTTATCTCCGTGCGCTGGACCAGTGTGCCGAAACAGACACAGCGCGCCGTGGCCGCCGCATGCTCCAGCTCGGGGGTGAATTGTATCCGGTCATAGGCCCGGTCCGGCAGGATCGTGAACTCCGGGTTACCCTCGGCGGAGAGAGCCACCTCCACCGCTCCGGTCACCTGCGTGCTGTCGCGCTGGATCAGGCTGGTGTCCAGACCCAGGGCGCGGACCTGTTCCAGCGCCCGGCGGCCCTCGCTGTCGAGGCCCACCCGGCTCACCATGCGGGCATTCACCCCGAGGCCGGCCAGGCGCAGGGCCAGGTTGAGCGGCGCGCCGCCCAGCACCGCGCCGCCGGGTAAGCGGTCCCAGAGCACCTCGCCGTAGGAGAGGACAGTCGGATTCTTACGGCCTTTTGTTATCGTCGCTTTTACCTGGCGCCAGCAGCAGGGCATCGGCGCTACTCCTGCGGGCTGACCCAGCGGGCCTTGTACAGGTGCTGCCCGGGAAGCTCGATCTGTCCGGGCGGGTTCTGCAGCCGCACGACTGAGGTCCACCAGTCGGGGCTGTCGGCGCGGGTCCAGGAAATGCGACCGTTCACCGGGTTCACGCTGATACTTTTCACATCCGCACTGTCGGCCAGCAGGGGGTGCGGCTCGAGGCTCCAGTCATCGCGGTCGAACAGCCAGCAATGATTCGAAGTGCTGACCGCGAGGAACGGTGTCCCCGGCACGGGCTGCATCTCGTGGCCGAT
This region includes:
- a CDS encoding PfkB family carbohydrate kinase, which encodes MPCCWRQVKATITKGRKNPTVLSYGEVLWDRLPGGAVLGGAPLNLALRLAGLGVNARMVSRVGLDSEGRRALEQVRALGLDTSLIQRDSTQVTGAVEVALSAEGNPEFTILPDRAYDRIQFTPELEHAAATARCVCFGTLVQRTEISRETLHRLLDSAVGALKFLDLNLRQGCYSPQTVTASMRRADILKLNAQEVFEVMSLLGWSGLDLP